The following proteins are encoded in a genomic region of uncultured Methanobrevibacter sp.:
- a CDS encoding class II glutamine amidotransferase codes for MCEIFCFNSNMPKKLNSCLECFYNHSENHPHGWGLANMQSDEFVIDKEPVKATCSQYLKDILSNPVVGKNVFAHIRLATVGEIISPNCHPFIEMDGNNRSWMLIHNGTIFDYPILEKYKDKENGDTDSERILLYIIDKVNEFEQAKGAPSTIKERFNLLTEIVNDLSRSNKLNLMIYDGEVTYIHSNMKESLYYLKNENEFLVATTPLDNNENWLQVELNKLFVLDDGNILYESSEHDNEFILTEEHERIMEEFLKNIDGE; via the coding sequence ATGTGTGAAATTTTTTGTTTTAATTCAAATATGCCAAAAAAATTAAACAGCTGCTTGGAATGTTTTTATAATCACTCTGAAAATCATCCGCACGGATGGGGATTAGCTAATATGCAATCCGATGAATTTGTTATAGATAAAGAGCCAGTAAAAGCTACATGCAGTCAGTACTTAAAAGACATATTATCTAATCCTGTTGTTGGTAAAAATGTATTCGCTCACATCAGGTTAGCTACTGTGGGTGAAATAATATCTCCCAATTGCCACCCCTTTATCGAAATGGATGGTAATAACAGGTCCTGGATGTTAATACACAATGGAACTATTTTTGACTATCCTATTCTTGAAAAGTATAAAGATAAAGAAAACGGCGATACTGATTCTGAGCGAATATTACTATATATAATTGATAAGGTTAATGAATTTGAACAAGCTAAAGGTGCTCCATCTACTATAAAGGAACGCTTTAATCTGTTAACTGAGATAGTCAACGATTTATCCAGAAGCAATAAGCTTAATTTAATGATTTATGATGGTGAAGTAACTTACATCCATTCCAACATGAAGGAATCTTTATACTATCTTAAAAACGAAAACGAATTTTTAGTAGCCACAACTCCTCTGGATAACAATGAAAATTGGCTTCAGGTTGAATTGAATAAGCTCTTTGTACTGGATGATGGCAATATTCTATATGAAAGCAGTGAGCATGACAACGAATTCATTTTAACCGAAGAACATGAAAGAATCATGGAAGAGTTTTTAAAAAATATCGATGGTGAGTAA
- a CDS encoding ABC transporter substrate-binding protein: protein MNKKITFVLVIALAAFLVMGSASAGLFDFLGGGDDTVKIGYLPSDHDAALFVADAKGMYKDKNITVELVQFNNGGDLMTAMASGEVDVGYVGITPVLSSIAKGVPVKVISSAQTEGSGIVVTQDSGINSAADLKGKSIATPGEASIQHALLTYYLKQNNISIDDLNVSAMKVPSMNDALKTKQIDGIVTFQPYVSIATNDTGNQLLVGSDEILPNHPCCVVVASDDFIKNHEDQAKEIVAIHKEATDFINSNIENGTSDAVVKLLPHDIVSDSDVEALSLASFPFISGIDNSFKSDVDAFQKLEVDIGLLNSTIPQDKLYWEA from the coding sequence ATGAATAAAAAAATTACATTTGTTTTAGTGATAGCACTTGCTGCATTTCTCGTAATGGGTTCAGCCAGTGCAGGTCTCTTCGACTTTTTAGGTGGAGGAGACGACACTGTAAAAATAGGTTACTTACCTTCTGACCACGATGCAGCATTATTCGTTGCAGACGCAAAAGGTATGTATAAAGATAAAAACATCACTGTTGAACTTGTTCAGTTCAACAACGGTGGAGACTTGATGACTGCTATGGCAAGTGGTGAAGTCGATGTTGGATATGTTGGAATTACTCCGGTTTTATCTTCTATTGCAAAAGGAGTTCCAGTTAAAGTTATTTCTTCCGCTCAAACTGAAGGTAGTGGAATTGTTGTAACTCAAGACTCTGGAATCAACTCAGCTGCAGATTTAAAAGGTAAATCCATAGCAACTCCTGGTGAAGCTTCTATTCAACACGCATTGCTTACTTACTACTTAAAACAAAATAACATATCAATCGATGATTTAAACGTTTCAGCTATGAAAGTTCCTTCAATGAACGATGCTTTAAAAACCAAACAAATTGACGGTATTGTTACTTTCCAACCTTATGTAAGTATTGCTACCAATGATACTGGTAATCAGCTTTTAGTTGGATCTGATGAAATATTACCTAATCACCCATGTTGTGTAGTTGTTGCATCCGATGACTTTATCAAAAACCATGAAGACCAGGCTAAAGAAATCGTAGCAATTCACAAAGAAGCTACTGACTTCATTAACAGCAATATTGAAAACGGTACTTCTGATGCAGTTGTAAAACTTTTACCACATGATATTGTATCTGATAGTGATGTAGAAGCTTTATCTTTAGCAAGTTTCCCATTCATATCTGGTATTGATAACTCTTTCAAATCAGATGTTGATGCATTCCAAAAACTTGAAGTAGATATTGGACTTTTAAACAGTACAATACCACAGGATAAACTCTACTGGGAAGCATAG
- a CDS encoding DUF447 domain-containing protein, with protein MNYDLGKVGIEKDIQYECVTTTINEYGVKNAGAFAFKYLGEDKVFCRILEGSKTLKNIQNTKEYVVNVTQDPLVFTYATLDCLGDEYYSDDDDIAIIKNTPAYIIVDVENIEKKTHDDFPVKEDENIFFITGKIREFIINDESAQAFNRGLPALIEGLVNVSRYKIVDEEQRKVYMDKLIENQKIINKVSDEKTKKAIAYLKEEYEKN; from the coding sequence ATGAATTATGATTTAGGCAAAGTCGGAATTGAAAAAGACATACAGTACGAATGCGTTACAACAACGATCAATGAATATGGAGTGAAAAATGCAGGGGCCTTTGCATTCAAATATCTTGGCGAAGATAAAGTGTTCTGCAGAATCCTTGAAGGATCAAAAACATTGAAAAATATCCAAAATACTAAAGAATATGTAGTTAACGTTACACAAGATCCACTGGTTTTCACATACGCTACACTAGATTGTTTAGGCGATGAATATTATAGTGATGATGATGACATAGCTATCATTAAAAATACTCCAGCTTACATTATCGTGGATGTTGAAAATATTGAGAAAAAGACACATGATGACTTTCCAGTCAAGGAAGATGAAAACATATTTTTCATAACCGGAAAAATCAGAGAATTTATCATAAACGATGAAAGTGCACAGGCATTTAACAGAGGCCTACCCGCACTTATAGAAGGTCTTGTTAACGTCTCCAGATACAAAATAGTTGATGAAGAGCAAAGAAAAGTATATATGGACAAATTAATTGAAAATCAAAAAATTATAAATAAAGTTTCAGATGAAAAAACCAAAAAAGCTATCGCCTATTTAAAAGAAGAATACGAAAAAAATTAA
- the acs gene encoding acetate--CoA ligase alpha subunit encodes MKDLNKMFKPESVAVIGASNTPGKVGYIIVDNLINDGFEGEIYPVNPKGGEILGKKAYANIKDIPEKVDLAIITIPVAFVNPTVKECGEAGVENMVVITAGFKEVGEEGAKLEAELTALGEEYGINIIGPNSLGITDSHTPLNGSFSQMMPPKGNMAFISQSGAMMVAIIDWSVTSGIGFSKVISLGNKAGVTEIELLQYLAEDDETNVIICYLESISDDEDFVRTMRETAHKKPIIVLKSGSSSAGAAAASSHTGALAGSDLAFDTAFRQSGIMRVETMAELFDLGLAFSKAPLPKGDNVAIITNAGGGGVLTVDAMEKAGLQLVQFDEETTARLKECVTEEGSAKNPIDVLGDAPVSRYKESLEIVLSQDEVDSLIVMVCPTASADPDGIANAILEERKEFGKPIIVVNMGGPSFEAANDALRENGVPTYVFPETAVTALEAMTRYARLEDREYDDVVEKVDDVDKDAVKAIFDKVKADGRDTLLGSEAYAVAEAYGISAAPIKLATSADEAAELAEEMEFPVVLKIASDKILHKSDIGGVKVGIESAEEAKATYDEIIANANKAHPDIVPDGVEVQKMMDSGEEVIVGMIRDKQFGPMIAFGMGGIYVNLIEDVSFNLAKGMSSQEIDEQIDSTKVSKLLAGYRGEAPCDVEEVKEAIKRVARLTLDFPEISELDINPIFVYEEGSSALDIKIKL; translated from the coding sequence ATGAAAGATCTCAATAAGATGTTTAAACCTGAATCCGTGGCAGTAATTGGTGCATCCAATACTCCGGGAAAAGTCGGATACATTATTGTTGATAATCTTATCAATGATGGATTCGAAGGCGAAATATATCCAGTAAACCCAAAAGGCGGAGAGATTTTAGGTAAAAAAGCTTATGCAAACATAAAAGACATACCTGAAAAAGTAGACTTAGCAATAATTACCATCCCTGTTGCATTTGTAAACCCAACAGTAAAAGAATGTGGTGAAGCAGGCGTTGAAAACATGGTAGTTATTACTGCAGGGTTTAAAGAAGTGGGAGAAGAAGGTGCAAAATTAGAAGCAGAATTAACAGCACTTGGTGAAGAATACGGAATAAACATTATTGGACCAAACAGTTTAGGAATAACTGACTCACACACTCCTTTAAACGGATCATTTTCACAGATGATGCCTCCAAAAGGAAACATGGCATTCATTTCCCAAAGTGGAGCTATGATGGTAGCAATTATCGATTGGAGTGTAACCTCAGGAATTGGATTCAGTAAAGTAATAAGTTTAGGAAACAAAGCTGGAGTAACTGAAATTGAGTTATTACAGTACTTGGCAGAAGACGATGAAACAAATGTAATTATCTGTTACTTAGAATCAATTTCAGATGATGAAGACTTTGTAAGAACCATGAGGGAAACTGCACATAAAAAACCTATTATTGTTCTTAAATCCGGTTCAAGTTCTGCAGGAGCAGCAGCTGCATCCTCACACACAGGAGCACTTGCAGGCAGTGATTTAGCATTTGATACTGCATTCAGACAATCCGGAATTATGCGTGTAGAAACCATGGCAGAACTCTTCGATTTAGGTCTTGCATTCTCCAAAGCACCACTTCCAAAAGGTGATAACGTAGCTATTATTACCAATGCAGGTGGTGGAGGAGTACTCACCGTTGACGCAATGGAAAAAGCAGGACTTCAATTAGTACAGTTCGATGAAGAAACTACCGCAAGATTAAAAGAATGCGTAACCGAAGAAGGAAGTGCCAAAAACCCTATTGATGTATTAGGTGACGCACCGGTAAGCAGATACAAAGAATCCTTAGAAATCGTATTAAGCCAGGATGAAGTTGACAGTTTAATCGTTATGGTTTGTCCTACCGCATCAGCAGACCCTGATGGAATTGCAAATGCAATTTTAGAAGAGAGAAAAGAATTCGGCAAACCAATTATTGTTGTTAACATGGGAGGACCATCCTTTGAAGCTGCAAATGACGCTTTAAGAGAAAATGGTGTACCAACCTACGTATTCCCGGAAACTGCAGTAACTGCACTTGAAGCAATGACAAGATATGCAAGATTAGAAGACAGGGAATATGACGATGTCGTTGAAAAAGTAGATGATGTTGACAAAGACGCTGTTAAGGCAATATTCGATAAAGTTAAAGCTGACGGAAGAGACACATTACTCGGTAGTGAAGCATATGCTGTTGCAGAAGCTTACGGAATTTCAGCTGCACCTATTAAATTAGCAACCTCTGCAGACGAAGCTGCAGAACTCGCAGAAGAAATGGAATTCCCAGTTGTACTTAAAATTGCATCAGACAAAATTTTACACAAATCCGATATCGGCGGTGTAAAAGTAGGAATTGAAAGTGCTGAAGAAGCAAAAGCAACTTATGATGAAATTATTGCAAACGCCAATAAAGCACATCCAGACATTGTTCCTGATGGTGTAGAAGTGCAAAAAATGATGGATTCCGGTGAAGAAGTTATTGTAGGTATGATTCGTGACAAACAATTCGGCCCTATGATTGCATTCGGTATGGGAGGAATCTACGTAAACCTTATTGAAGATGTTTCATTCAACCTTGCGAAAGGAATGAGTTCCCAGGAAATCGATGAGCAAATCGATTCAACCAAAGTATCCAAATTACTTGCAGGATACAGAGGAGAAGCTCCTTGTGATGTTGAAGAAGTTAAAGAAGCTATCAAAAGAGTAGCAAGATTAACTTTAGACTTCCCAGAAATATCCGAGTTAGACATCAATCCAATCTTCGTATACGAAGAAGGTTCATCTGCACTCGACATTAAAATCAAATTATAA
- a CDS encoding DUF2121 domain-containing protein, translated as MSLIIAYIGKKGCVMTGDKRKIGYFGDKERLDELEKDLYSGNIKSDEEFRKRANDLGISIKITDDANKLKIVGNCVRGEVSTKGTFETKRRRIYGTTNGYQIVELLGSETQSRNAGEKGIIIFGNNYAKQLAQSLIQKKWKASQSLKYMGEVFEDILREVSSKTPTVGSHFDTLIQQPKFNASEAQKHLNVTIDHDIKVLVKFRQDLTEQLVQQSIAIDMANKIIDKGDVGKVVSIDGNMIYVQLNDKTQAMDGNWKQLAGPGQNVLMFTESDNVKLGDKVIIENENLCLKKDKSSLKCDIILCSL; from the coding sequence ATGAGCTTAATTATTGCTTACATTGGTAAAAAAGGATGTGTAATGACTGGAGATAAAAGAAAAATAGGATATTTTGGTGATAAAGAAAGATTAGATGAATTAGAAAAAGATTTATATTCAGGTAACATTAAAAGTGATGAAGAGTTTCGAAAACGTGCAAATGATTTAGGCATTTCCATTAAAATCACTGACGATGCAAACAAGTTGAAAATTGTCGGTAACTGTGTTAGAGGTGAAGTCAGTACAAAAGGCACTTTTGAAACCAAAAGAAGAAGAATTTATGGAACCACAAACGGTTATCAGATTGTAGAGCTGTTGGGATCTGAGACACAGTCACGTAATGCAGGTGAAAAAGGAATAATTATTTTCGGAAATAATTATGCAAAACAATTGGCACAGTCTCTCATTCAAAAGAAATGGAAAGCTTCCCAAAGCTTAAAATACATGGGAGAAGTTTTTGAAGATATCTTAAGGGAAGTTTCTTCCAAAACACCAACTGTAGGTTCTCACTTTGACACTTTAATTCAGCAGCCTAAATTCAATGCTTCCGAAGCTCAAAAACACTTGAATGTTACAATTGACCACGATATTAAAGTACTGGTTAAATTCAGACAGGATTTAACTGAGCAGTTAGTTCAACAAAGTATTGCAATTGACATGGCTAACAAGATTATTGATAAAGGGGACGTTGGAAAAGTAGTTTCCATTGACGGAAATATGATCTATGTTCAATTAAATGATAAAACACAGGCAATGGATGGAAACTGGAAACAGCTAGCAGGCCCTGGTCAGAATGTTTTAATGTTTACTGAAAGCGACAATGTCAAATTAGGAGATAAAGTCATAATTGAAAATGAAAATTTATGTCTTAAAAAGGACAAGTCCTCTCTTAAATGCGATATAATATTATGTTCTTTATGA
- a CDS encoding MBL fold metallo-hydrolase: protein MKITFFGSGGGRFSAISQRRMTGGFRIDNLGGKNYHIDPGPGALVRTYQFGFDPRNLSGVFVSHAHTDHYNDAEILIEAMTKGMTRRFGTIFGSNSVLNGHEKWGPCISKYHQSQSDKFVLTPDEFKPVDNIKVKGTRTQHGDPTGSGFQIDYNGFKISYTSDTGYFDGLAKEHKGADILIASVLRPGNRTINGHMCTRNFIDLINEVEPQVAVMTHLGLKMISSNPVTEAKKVSKQTGVKTIAAYDGLSFNVNYNNPKRFRLISLKDVESSTHSTSHNLFNNERKNSYQLAFKHNEFDEVSFMKKN from the coding sequence ATGAAGATAACCTTTTTTGGTAGTGGTGGTGGAAGATTTTCCGCCATTTCACAGCGAAGAATGACTGGAGGGTTCAGAATTGATAATCTGGGCGGAAAGAATTATCATATTGACCCCGGACCAGGAGCACTAGTTCGGACATATCAGTTTGGCTTTGACCCTCGTAATCTAAGCGGTGTTTTTGTATCTCATGCACACACTGACCATTATAATGATGCTGAAATTCTAATTGAGGCAATGACCAAAGGAATGACTCGGAGATTCGGTACAATATTTGGAAGTAACAGCGTATTGAACGGCCATGAAAAATGGGGTCCGTGCATTTCCAAATATCATCAGTCTCAATCAGACAAGTTCGTTTTGACACCTGATGAGTTTAAACCTGTTGACAATATTAAAGTCAAAGGCACCAGAACCCAGCACGGTGACCCTACAGGTTCAGGTTTCCAGATTGATTATAACGGATTTAAAATTTCATATACTTCAGATACAGGATACTTTGATGGTCTTGCAAAAGAACATAAAGGTGCAGATATTTTAATTGCCAGTGTTTTAAGACCTGGAAACAGAACAATTAACGGCCACATGTGCACACGCAATTTCATTGACCTGATTAATGAAGTTGAACCTCAGGTTGCCGTAATGACTCATTTAGGTCTTAAGATGATATCAAGCAATCCGGTTACAGAAGCTAAAAAAGTTTCAAAACAGACTGGAGTAAAGACAATTGCCGCTTATGACGGATTGTCTTTCAATGTTAACTATAACAATCCGAAACGCTTTAGACTGATATCTCTAAAAGATGTTGAATCATCAACTCACAGCACTTCTCACAATCTGTTTAATAATGAAAGAAAGAATTCTTATCAGTTGGCTTTCAAGCATAATGAGTTTGATGAAGTATCATTCATGAAAAAGAATTAA
- the aroC gene encoding chorismate synthase, producing MSNSIGEKFKITSFGSSHGVAVGAVVDGCPANLELTPEYIQKELDKRKPGTSSVTTPRKEADEVQILSGIFEGKTDGTPIAGVIFNKNQHSKDYSMFKNTPRPSHGDFGWMMKYGNYDYNGGGRGSGRVTIGHVIGGAIAKKLLKTQNIEIISHVTQIGDVKAKPQDFETIKENIEKNPVRCGDLKAAEEMEELILAKKQEGDSIGGIVETIAVGVPQGLGEPVFERLDGDLARILMNIGAVKGVEIGLGFDVANHTGSQINDEYQIENGKVTTKTNNSGGIIGGMTNGMPIISRIAVKPTPSISKCQNSIDLENMENKKIEIKGRHDPCICPRVTVVAESSTAIVLADHMIRSGFIHPTNLDKQI from the coding sequence ATGTCAAATTCAATTGGAGAAAAATTTAAAATAACAAGTTTCGGATCAAGTCACGGCGTAGCTGTTGGGGCTGTTGTTGACGGATGTCCTGCAAATCTTGAATTAACACCAGAATATATTCAAAAAGAACTAGACAAAAGAAAACCAGGAACAAGCAGTGTAACTACTCCAAGAAAAGAAGCTGATGAAGTTCAAATATTATCAGGTATTTTTGAAGGAAAAACTGATGGAACTCCTATTGCAGGAGTCATATTCAATAAAAATCAGCATTCAAAAGACTACTCAATGTTTAAAAATACCCCACGCCCGTCCCATGGAGATTTTGGCTGGATGATGAAATACGGCAACTATGACTACAACGGCGGCGGAAGAGGAAGCGGAAGAGTAACAATTGGACATGTAATTGGCGGAGCAATAGCTAAAAAACTTCTTAAAACACAGAATATTGAAATAATATCACATGTTACCCAAATCGGTGATGTTAAGGCAAAACCACAGGATTTTGAAACCATCAAAGAAAATATTGAAAAAAATCCAGTCAGATGCGGCGATTTAAAAGCTGCTGAAGAAATGGAAGAGTTGATTTTAGCCAAAAAACAGGAAGGAGACTCAATTGGAGGAATTGTAGAAACCATTGCAGTCGGTGTTCCCCAGGGTCTTGGCGAACCTGTATTTGAAAGGCTTGACGGAGACCTGGCAAGAATACTTATGAATATAGGGGCTGTTAAAGGAGTTGAAATTGGTCTTGGATTTGATGTAGCCAACCATACAGGATCACAAATCAATGATGAATACCAGATTGAAAATGGTAAAGTTACAACTAAAACAAATAATTCAGGTGGAATCATCGGAGGAATGACTAACGGAATGCCTATAATTTCAAGGATTGCAGTTAAGCCAACCCCTTCAATTTCCAAATGTCAGAATTCAATTGACTTGGAAAATATGGAAAACAAAAAAATAGAAATTAAAGGACGACATGATCCGTGCATCTGTCCTAGAGTGACAGTTGTGGCTGAATCAAGCACTGCAATAGTTCTTGCAGACCACATGATTCGTTCAGGATTCATTCATCCTACAAATTTAGACAAACAAATTTAA
- a CDS encoding DUF6932 family protein: protein MLRKKFDGFDENGNLPYGMYYMTLKEIKEIFSNTKRRKEIIKEYEKHLEEIKNTGYFIDHWIDGSFITSKENPNDIDTLTEFNGYEAEKNNKKREIEDLIMTSKSKTKGYCHSFRVYRYPHYEKTDYEYFLKSKIRILTKLFGQDRKGNKKGVIHLIGD, encoded by the coding sequence ATGCTTAGAAAAAAATTTGACGGATTTGACGAAAATGGAAATTTGCCTTATGGAATGTATTATATGACATTAAAAGAGATTAAAGAAATATTTTCAAACACTAAAAGAAGAAAGGAGATTATTAAAGAATATGAAAAACATTTAGAAGAAATTAAAAATACTGGATATTTTATTGATCACTGGATTGACGGTAGTTTTATAACATCAAAAGAAAATCCAAATGATATTGATACATTGACAGAATTCAATGGATACGAAGCTGAAAAAAACAACAAAAAGAGAGAAATTGAAGATTTAATAATGACCTCTAAATCTAAAACTAAAGGATATTGTCATTCATTTAGAGTATACAGATACCCCCATTATGAAAAAACAGACTATGAATATTTCCTAAAATCTAAAATAAGAATCTTGACTAAACTATTTGGACAAGATAGAAAAGGAAATAAAAAAGGAGTAATACATTTAATAGGAGATTAA
- the hemB gene encoding porphobilinogen synthase — MQYPVTRMRRLRKNAKIRNIVRETKLEKEDLIYPIYFKEELQGDEKEEISSLPGEFRYSLDSGVEFAKQLEEKGLKSIIVFGIPREDSKDEIATPDYSATGIVQKAVRRLKKETNLVVITDVCLCQYTSHGHCGMIVENDDTDDGIEILNDESLPYIAKVALSHAEAGADIVAPSDMMDGRVGAIRQCLDENGYTNVMIMSYSAKYASAFYEPFRVAACSSPHAGDRKSYQMDPANAVEAIRECELDVIEGCDFLMVKPALPYLDVVRMVRDEFMLPLVAYNVSGEYAMLMAAIEKGFLTERAILEALLSIKRAGADLIITNFASYLLLNEMIE; from the coding sequence ATGCAATATCCGGTTACAAGAATGAGAAGATTAAGAAAAAATGCTAAAATTAGAAATATTGTGCGCGAAACCAAATTAGAAAAAGAAGACTTAATTTATCCGATTTATTTTAAAGAAGAGCTTCAGGGAGATGAAAAAGAAGAAATTTCATCACTTCCAGGTGAATTCAGATACTCTCTCGATAGTGGTGTTGAATTTGCAAAACAGCTTGAAGAGAAAGGCTTAAAATCAATTATCGTATTTGGAATACCTCGTGAAGACAGTAAAGATGAAATAGCTACTCCTGATTATTCAGCAACAGGAATTGTACAAAAAGCTGTCAGAAGACTTAAAAAAGAAACAAATCTTGTTGTTATAACTGATGTGTGTTTATGTCAATATACTTCACATGGCCATTGCGGCATGATAGTTGAAAACGATGACACTGATGACGGAATAGAAATATTAAACGATGAAAGCCTGCCTTACATTGCAAAAGTTGCACTTTCACATGCTGAAGCTGGAGCGGACATTGTTGCACCTTCCGATATGATGGACGGTAGAGTCGGTGCAATCAGACAATGCCTTGATGAAAACGGTTATACTAATGTAATGATAATGTCATACTCTGCAAAATATGCTTCTGCATTCTATGAACCGTTCAGGGTTGCTGCATGTTCATCACCTCATGCAGGAGACAGAAAATCCTATCAGATGGATCCTGCAAATGCTGTTGAAGCAATCCGTGAATGTGAACTTGATGTAATTGAAGGATGTGACTTTTTAATGGTAAAACCTGCACTTCCTTATCTTGATGTAGTTCGCATGGTCAGAGATGAGTTCATGCTGCCTTTGGTTGCTTATAATGTAAGCGGTGAGTATGCAATGCTTATGGCAGCTATTGAAAAAGGATTTTTAACAGAACGTGCGATATTGGAAGCACTTCTTTCAATTAAAAGAGCTGGAGCAGACTTAATAATCACAAATTTCGCATCATATTTACTTTTAAATGAGATGATAGAATGA
- a CDS encoding triphosphoribosyl-dephospho-CoA synthase — protein sequence MNPSEIAKIAQIASALEVSGYPKPGNVHRTRDYDDMEFEDFIISGIVIGDTIREACTDVDVENPELGKYILQAVAETDRWIKNNTNLGIVMMTTPIAVAAAISESFDDIRENIKLLMSNTSVDDACDLYDAINIADAGGMGDQDEYDVASDNAKQELRDNAQTMYDVLKISAPWDMLAREMTSDMPAVFEIGYPTYHKLREEKSQNEACLLTFLTILSHVPDTLISRKYGDDEALKISMMTRDLLKMQDSDDFMQTVGQFDDYLFKNKYNPGTTADLTAASIFVSYLKSNFE from the coding sequence ATGAATCCATCTGAAATTGCAAAAATAGCTCAGATTGCATCAGCGCTTGAAGTAAGCGGATATCCTAAACCTGGAAATGTCCACAGAACCCGTGACTATGATGATATGGAATTTGAAGACTTTATAATAAGCGGTATTGTAATCGGTGATACAATCCGTGAAGCGTGCACTGACGTTGATGTGGAAAATCCTGAACTTGGTAAATACATCCTTCAGGCGGTTGCTGAAACCGACAGATGGATTAAAAACAACACCAACCTTGGAATTGTAATGATGACAACTCCTATTGCTGTTGCAGCTGCAATCAGTGAATCATTTGATGATATTCGCGAAAACATTAAATTATTGATGTCAAACACTTCAGTTGATGATGCATGTGATTTGTATGATGCAATAAACATTGCCGATGCCGGTGGAATGGGGGACCAGGATGAATATGATGTTGCAAGCGACAATGCTAAACAGGAGTTAAGGGACAACGCTCAGACAATGTATGATGTTTTAAAAATCTCTGCTCCATGGGACATGCTTGCACGCGAAATGACCTCAGACATGCCTGCAGTATTTGAAATAGGCTATCCTACATACCATAAATTAAGAGAAGAGAAATCTCAAAATGAAGCCTGTCTTTTAACATTTCTGACAATACTTTCTCATGTTCCGGACACTTTAATTTCTCGAAAATATGGGGATGATGAAGCACTTAAAATATCAATGATGACAAGAGACTTGCTTAAAATGCAGGATTCAGATGATTTTATGCAAACAGTCGGACAATTCGATGATTATTTATTTAAAAACAAGTATAATCCCGGAACAACTGCTGATTTGACTGCAGCTTCCATTTTTGTAAGTTATTTGAAATCCAATTTCGAATAA
- a CDS encoding TetR/AcrR family transcriptional regulator — protein MKINNRDKIFDVSVDLFSKYGYDAVSIRRIAGEVGIKESSIYNHYKCKESILDAILEYYISKMTSDEIPLSKAAENLDVGIDFFYNTGLELYKSKLCEPQMMKITRIILVEAYHNEKIRDFVKNAMIAGPINGWMDLFDLMKMKGLIRKDSDSRHLAESFYYYGLFLMIEHFIVNYPEDDGVFLERLGEKSQLQMELIFNSVREIK, from the coding sequence ATGAAGATTAATAACAGAGATAAAATTTTTGATGTTTCAGTTGATTTGTTCTCAAAATACGGTTATGATGCTGTTTCCATTCGTCGGATTGCAGGTGAAGTCGGAATAAAGGAAAGCTCAATATACAATCACTACAAATGTAAGGAATCCATTTTGGATGCAATTCTTGAATACTATATTTCAAAAATGACAAGCGATGAGATTCCGCTTTCAAAAGCCGCTGAAAACCTTGATGTTGGCATTGATTTTTTTTATAATACTGGTCTGGAACTGTATAAATCAAAGCTGTGCGAACCTCAAATGATGAAGATAACAAGAATTATTCTTGTTGAAGCCTATCATAATGAAAAAATCAGAGATTTTGTAAAAAATGCAATGATTGCCGGACCGATTAACGGCTGGATGGATTTATTTGATTTGATGAAAATGAAAGGTTTAATCCGCAAAGACTCTGATTCCAGACATCTCGCCGAATCATTCTATTATTATGGGCTGTTTTTGATGATAGAACATTTCATTGTAAATTATCCTGAAGATGATGGTGTTTTTCTTGAAAGACTTGGTGAAAAATCACAGCTTCAAATGGAACTTATTTTTAATTCTGTAAGGGAGATAAAATGA